A genomic window from Labeo rohita strain BAU-BD-2019 unplaced genomic scaffold, IGBB_LRoh.1.0 scaffold_926, whole genome shotgun sequence includes:
- the LOC127162392 gene encoding interferon-induced protein 44-like isoform X1: protein MGTTQSTEVQSTPTSNLELEKPWRKFDWGQKKELKDKLENFSPSHPDVKDIKILVAGQIGAGKSSFINSVDSTFLGRISSRALVNSTASDHSFTQNLKGFTVRSGKKTLPFIFKDIMGLEPPILAGSQTEDIINSVFGHVKDGYKFNQEQALTYKDKHYTCDPELSDQAFCLVYIIDANVVQYTDDRLIDKLKIIRQRISAKGIPQVVIMTKVDEACPLVQKDLRKLYTSKKIKEKMELCSAKVGVPLTNIFPLKNYHNEIDTEDDIDVLILKALEQIVHLADDRLEDNESY from the exons acagaaaaaagagCTGAAAGACAAGCTGGAAAACTTTTCTCCGAGTCATCCAGATGTAAAGGACATCAAGATCCTGGTAGCTGGACAAATTGGGGCAGGAAAGTCCAGCTTTATAAACTCTGTCGATAGCACCTTTCTAGGACGGATCTCCTCTAGAGCGCTGGTTAATTCAACTGCTAGTGATCATAGTTTCACTCAAAAC CTCAAAGGATTCACAGTCAGAAGTGGGAAAAAAACATTGCCCTTCATCTTCAAGGACATCATGGGCTTGGAACCTCCTATATTGGCTGGGTCACAAACGGAAGACATCATCAATTCTGTGTTCGGCCACGTGAAGGATGGCTATAAA TTCAACCAGGAGCAGGCACTCACTTATAAGGATAAACATTACACCTGTGACCCTGAACTCTCAGACCAGGCTTTCTGCCTGGTTTACATCATAGATGCAAATGTTGTCCAATATACAGATGATCGACTTATTGACAAGCTGAAGATCATCCGTCAGAGAATCAGTGCTAAGG GGATTCCTCAAGTGGTCATCATGACTAAAGTAGATGAAGCATGTCCGCTGGTCCAAAAAGATCTGAGGAAGCTCTACACTAGCAAGAAGATCAAGGAGAAG ATGGAGTTGTGCAGTGCTAAAGTGGGGGTTCCATTGACAAACATCTTCCCATTGAAGAACTACCATAATGAGATTGACACAGAGGATGACATTGATGTTCTGATACTGAAGGCACTTGAACAGATTGTTCATCTTGCTGATGATAGATTGGAGGATAATGAAAGCTACTGA